Proteins from a single region of Candidatus Dormiibacterota bacterium:
- a CDS encoding HD domain-containing protein gives MRCGRRVRAWTPGRCYRVSHDRQRDGRANRLHWDQTRKSTPVPYIGHLLGVASLVVENGGTEDEVIAALLHDAVEDQGGAETLATIRRRFGDAVADIVDACSDTDQHPKPPWHQRKQDYIDHLRTAPEGVLRVSAADKLHNARAILSDLRQVGEAVFGRFSVPMGGTLAYYCLLDDIYRQRLGGSLAGDLHQVVEELLHATGSERYTALPVYIPLGVS, from the coding sequence GTGCGATGCGGTCGACGCGTTCGTGCGTGGACGCCGGGGCGTTGCTACCGTGTTTCGCATGACCGACAGAGAGACGGCCGCGCCAACCGGCTGCACTGGGACCAGACCCGCAAGTCGACCCCCGTCCCCTACATCGGCCACCTCCTCGGCGTCGCCTCCCTGGTCGTCGAGAACGGCGGCACCGAGGACGAGGTGATCGCCGCGCTGCTCCACGACGCCGTCGAGGACCAGGGTGGCGCGGAGACGCTGGCAACCATCCGCCGGCGCTTCGGGGACGCCGTCGCGGACATCGTCGACGCCTGCTCCGACACCGACCAGCATCCGAAGCCGCCCTGGCACCAGCGCAAGCAGGACTACATCGACCATCTGAGGACCGCGCCGGAGGGCGTGCTGCGGGTCAGCGCCGCCGACAAGCTGCACAACGCCCGCGCAATCCTCTCCGATCTCCGCCAGGTGGGCGAGGCCGTCTTCGGCCGCTTCTCCGTGCCGATGGGTGGAACCCTCGCGTACTACTGCCTCCTCGACGACATCTATCGACAGCGTCTCGGCGGCAGCCTCGCCGGCGACCTCCATCAGGTCGTGGAGGAGCTGCTGCACGCCACCGGCTCGGAGCGGTACACGGCGCTCCCCGTGTACATCCCGCTCGGCGTGAGCTGA
- a CDS encoding GNAT family N-acetyltransferase has translation MLTVEVLDEPPPTPVLSLAAVVAGRWARTTGLTWPPPPAVVVWPSAPLPRWTPDLADVAIARMSDSDAEQVLAIHQAGLDTDNASFETVAPEWDRFDAAHLAEHRFVAVNRRTGMVLGWVALSPVSCREVYAGVAEESIYVHPGVRCVGIGSALLAAAIDSSTAAGLWTLQAGIFPENVASIALHRAHGFRVVGVRERIAEHRGRWRDMLLLERRDGSAGQGCPPAGPFWEVGGDDRG, from the coding sequence ATGCTGACCGTCGAGGTGCTCGACGAGCCGCCGCCAACGCCGGTCCTCTCGCTGGCGGCGGTGGTGGCGGGACGCTGGGCTCGCACCACCGGGCTGACCTGGCCTCCACCGCCGGCGGTGGTGGTGTGGCCATCGGCGCCGCTGCCGCGCTGGACCCCCGACCTCGCCGACGTGGCGATCGCACGGATGAGCGACAGCGATGCCGAGCAGGTGCTGGCCATCCACCAGGCCGGCCTCGACACCGACAACGCCAGCTTCGAGACGGTCGCGCCGGAATGGGACCGGTTCGACGCCGCCCACCTCGCCGAGCACCGTTTCGTCGCGGTCAACCGCCGCACCGGGATGGTGCTCGGCTGGGTGGCGCTGTCCCCGGTCTCCTGCCGCGAGGTGTACGCGGGCGTCGCCGAGGAGTCGATCTACGTCCATCCCGGGGTGCGCTGCGTCGGCATCGGCTCGGCCCTGCTCGCCGCGGCCATCGACTCCAGCACCGCCGCCGGTCTCTGGACACTGCAGGCGGGGATCTTCCCCGAGAACGTCGCCAGCATCGCGCTCCACCGCGCCCACGGATTTCGTGTCGTGGGAGTGCGCGAGCGCATCGCCGAGCATCGGGGTCGCTGGCGCGACATGCTTCTTCTCGAGCGTCGCGACGGCAGCGCGGGCCAGGGGTGCCCGCCCGCGGGGCCGTTCTGGGAGGTGGGTGGCGATGATCGGGGTTGA